AGGTGCTGCTGGAGAAGGGCACCCGCTCGAAGGAGGACGTCGCCGAGATCCCGATCGTGTGGTCAGGCGGCACCGACGGCGTCATCAGCCCGCACGCGACGATCTTCGCGACGCTGCCCGAGGACACCGTCGAGAAGACCGACGAGCCGCGCCTCACCGTGGGCTACGCGATGAGCGACGTGCTGCTGCCCGAGGACATCGGCCGCCTCGCCATGGTGGAGAAGGTCGCCGACGGCGTGAAGAAGGCGATGGCGGCCGCGGGCATCACCGACCCCGCCGACGTCCACTACGTGCAGACCAAGACCCCGCTGCTGACGATCGACACGATCCGCGACGCCCGCGAGCGCGGGAAGACGACGTACATGCAGGAGCCGCACGGCTCGATGGACCTCTCCAACGGCACGACGGCGCTGGGGATCGCCGTGGCGCTGGGCGAGATCGAGATGCCGACGCAGGAGCAGGTGATGCACGACCTCTCGCTGTACAGCGCGGTCGCCTCGTGCTCGTCGGGCGTGGAGCTCGACCGGGCGCAGATCGTCGTCGTCGGCAACGCCCGTGGGCACGGCGGCAGCTACCGGGTCGGCCACTCGGTGATGAAGGACGCGCTCGACCAGGACGGCATCTGGGACGCCATCCGCCAGGCCGGGCTCGAGCTGCCCGAGCGCCCGCGCGTCAGCGACCTCGGCGGCCGGCTGGTCAACGTGTTCCTCAAGTGCGAGGCCAGCCAGGACGGCGCCGTCCGGGGCCGGCGAAACGCCATGCTCGATGACTCCGACGTGCACTGGCACCGCCAGATCAAGGCGGCGGTGGGCGGGGTGGCCGCCTCGGTCACCGGGGACCCCGCGGTGTTCGTGTCGGTGTCGGCCGCCCATCAGGGGCCGGACGGCGGAGGTCCGGTGGCCGCCATCATCGACGCCGGCGCCTGAAGCCGAGGAATTCCCGACTCCTTCACTTGTATCACCGGTGATACACTTCGGCCATGAAGAGTGTGACCGTTCGGGAACTGCGCAACTCCGGCGCAGCGGTCCTGGACCGGGTAGCACGGGGTGAGGAGTTGATCGTGACTCGGGATGGAGCGGAAGTCGCTGAACTGCGTCCGAGGCGCCGACCTGGTCCGGCGCCAGCCGACCTGATCGAACGCCGCAGGCACTTGCCGAAGGTCGATCCTGATCTGCTGCGACGCGATATCGACGCCGTGCTCGACTCCGCTGTATGAACACCCCTGCCGCTCGGGGAATGCTCGACACCTCGACCGTGATCCTCCTCGGCGAGCTAGACGACCCGAGCCTGCTACCTGATGAGTGCGTGATCAGCGCGGTGACCTTGGCTGAGCTGTCGGTCGGGCCTCACGTTGCGACTACGGCCCGCGAGAGAGCAGCCCGCCAGGCGCATCTGCAGCAAGCCGAAGCCGACTTCGAAGCACTCGCCTTCGACGCCGCATCGGCTCGCGCCTTCGGCCGGGTCGCGGCGTCGCTGCGCCAAGTCGGCCGCGAACCCGCCGCCCGCGCCTACGACGCCTTGATCGCGGCGTCCGCCATCGCCCACAACCTGCCGTTGTACACCTGCAACCCGGCTGATTTCACAGGCATCGACGAGCTATCGGTCCGGTCTGTACCGAATCCTCGCCCTCGCTAGTCTTTGTCACCAGGCTTCGGCCAGTTCCTTGACTCCCCTGAACCCCGGAAAACCTCGCGCTGCTCAAGAAACCCCCGCCGGGCGCCCGAGAGGCTTTTTCGTCGGGGATGCCACAGGCGGGTCGGGGTGGGAGGTCGACTTGGGGTCGGGTGAGGTCGAGAGGGGCGCGCTCCTCACTCACGAAACGGGTTCGGGCCCACTGAGTACCCGGGCCGGGCCATCGGGTCGGGTCATCGGGTCGTAGGCTCGATGGCGATGAAGACCTTCGACCAACTCTTCGCCGAGCTGGCCCAGCGGCAGGCCGACCGGCCGGCCGGCTCGGCGACCGTGACGGCCCTGGACGACGGCATCCACGCCCAGGGCAAGAAGGTGGTGGAGGAGGCGGCCGAGGTCTGGATGGCTGCCGAGCACGAGTCCGCCGACCGAGCCGCCGAGGAGATCAGCCAGCTGCTGTACCGCGTCCAGGTGCTGATGCTGGGCAAGGGCCTCACCCTCGACGACGTCTACCGGCACCTGTAGGACCTATCGATGCCAGCTGACATGAGCGCCACCGAACCGTTGCGGGTCGCCGTTCCGAACAAGGGCTCGCTGTCCGAGCCGGCAAGTGAGATGTTGCGCGAGGCCGGCTACCGCCAGCGCGCCGACACCCGCGAACTGGTGCTGCAGGACCCCGACAACGGCGCCGAGTTCTTCTTCCTCCGGCCTCGCGACATCGCCCTGTACGTCGGCTCGGGCCGGTTGGACGTCGGCATCACCGGCGAGGACCTGCTGCTGGACTCCGGCGCCAAGGCCGAGGTCATCCTGCAGCTGGGTTTCGCCCGCTCGACCTTCCGGTTCGCGGCGAGCACCGGCTCGAGCAAGAGCCTGGAGGACTTGCGCGGGCGCCGGGTCGCCACCGCCTATCCCGGCCTGCTGGCGCACTACCTGGCCGAGCAGGGCATCGAGGCCGAGGTGATCAGGCTCGACGGCGCGGTCGAGACCGCCGTCCGGCTCGGGGTCGCCGACGCGATCGCCGACGTGGTCGAGACCGGGACCACGCTGCGGGGCGCCGGGCTGGAGATCTTCGGCGAGCCGTTGTTCCGGTCCCAGGCGGCGCTGATCCGGCGGTCCGGGGCAGTCGCCTCCGCCGCCGTCGAGCAACTGCTGCGCCGGTTGCAGGGGGTGATGATCGCCCGGCAGTACGTGCTGATGGACTACGACATCGCCGACCACCTGGTGGAACGGGCGGTCGCGGTCACTCCCGGCTTCGAGTCTCCGACCGTCTCTCCGCTGCGCACCGCCGGCTGGTCGGCGGTGCGCTCGATGGTGCCGCGCCGCGACACCAACCGCATCATGGACGAGTTATGGGAAATCGGAGCACGCGCCATCCTGGTCACCGACATCCACGCCTGCCGGTTATGAGCACCGCAGCAGGCAGAGCCGCGCCGTGAGCGAGTCAGCGCCCGCGAGCGAGTCAGCGCCCGTGAGCAAGTCAGCGCCCGTGAGCAAGTCAGCGGCGGCCGATGCCCCGGCGCCCCCGCTGGTCACCGCCCGGCCGGTCCGGGCGGCTTGGATCTCGGCGCTGGCCGCCTTCGTGGTGCTGCTCCTGTTCGGCTTCGCCGCGGTGATCCTGCGTGACGCCTCGGCCGGTGTCAGCTTCACGACCGCTGACCAGTTCGGCATCGCCGGCACCGGGCTGCTGGCCGCGCTGGGCATCCTGTCGGTGACCCGGCCTCGGGTGCGCGCCGACGCCAGGGGCGTGGACTGCCGCGGCTTCTTCGGCGGCTACCGGCATGTGGACTGGGACCTGGTCACCCGGGTGGAGTTCCCGGCCAAGGCGCGGTTCGCCCGGCTGGTGCTGCCCGGCGACGAGCTGATCGCCCTGTACGCGGTCCAGCGCGGCGACGGCGAGCGCAGCGTCGAGGTCATGCGGGGACTGCGCGCGTTGCTCGCCGCCAGCCGCTCCTGAACACCGGCTCCTGGCCACCCACCCTAGAGCGGGCAGGTGGCCAGGGGCGATCGCTCAGCCGTGGGTGAAGCTGCCGTAGGTGACGGTCGAGTCCCAGATCGACTGGGCCCGGACGCCGTTTGCCGGGTTCACTGCGGCGACGGTCATGCCGGGGCCGGTGTAGATCCCGACGTGATACACGTAGCCGGTGTTGTCGTGGTAGAAGACCAGATCGCCAGGCACCGCCCGGACGGCGGGGATCATCCGAGCCGCCTTGAACTGGTCCTGGGCTATCCGCGGAGTGGTGATCGCGGCGCCGACCCGGTAGCTGTACTGCACCAGTCCCGAGCAGTCGAAGCCGGTCGGGCTGGCGCCGCCCCAGACGTAGGGCTTGCCGATGAAGGTCTTGGCCAGGTTGACGACCTTGGTGTTGGCGGCCGGGGTCGCCGGCGCGGGACCGGGCAGCATCGTCACCGCCGGGGTGCTCAGCGACGCGCAGCCGAGGAACTTGTTGTTACCGACTCCGATGTTCATCGCCCACAGGCAGACGTTGTGCGAGCCGGTGCTCGCCGGAATCGAGAAGGAGTAGCCGGCCGCCGGGCCCACCTGCTGGCTGCTGACCAGGTCCGGCCGGGGCACCGAGGCGGTCACGGTGGCCGCCGAGACGCCGTCGAGGTAGGCCACCACCTTGATCGAGGCGGCCCGGTCGTCCGGGTCCGAAGCCCACCCCCGGACGCCGATGCTGGTGGCGCTCTGGGCGCGCCACGCCTCCAGGGCTCCGGACGGGCTGAGCGCGGCGATCTGGGCGGCGGTGTAGCCGACGTACAACTTCAGGCAGCCGCCGAGTTGGCGGTTGACTCCCACGCCGATGTTGACAGCCGCGGCGCACACCAGGTGGTTGCCGGTGCTCAGGTTGATGGTGACCGAGTACCCCTGATTCCCGCCGACATTGCGAGTCAGCGCGATGTCGGGCCTGGACACGGTCTTGGCCGAGGTGACGGTGGCGGGGCTGCCGTCATGGCCGGCCAGGATCTTCAGCGGCTGGGCCAGGTTGTCGGGATCGGCCGCCCAGCCGGTCAGGGTCACGGTGTTGCCGCTGGCGGTGACCTTCTCCAACGCTCCGAACGGGCTGCGTGAGGCGATCTCGGCGGCGGTCGGAGTGCTTCCGATCGGCGCCGGCACCACCACCGTCCGGCAGCCCAGCGAGGTGTTGGCCCCGGCTGAGATGTTGACGGCCGTGACGCAGACGGTGTGACCGCCCGGCTTGGCCGCCAACGTCATCGCGAAGCCGGGGGTGGGCCCGGTGAGATGGGCCTTGACCACGTCCGGACGCGACACCGCGGTGACCACCTGGGCGGCGCTGAGGCCGTCCAGGGTGGCCCGCACGGTCAGCGGCTGCGCGAGGTTGTCGGGGTCGGCGGCCCAGCCTTGGACGATGATGGCGGCGGACCCGCTCACAATCACCTGATCCAGGTAGCCGATCGGATCGCTGGGGGTGGCGGCCAAGGCCATCGACTGGGCCCCGCCGAGCACTGCGAGGCTGGCTGTCACGGTGACGACGGCGGCCTTGCGGGCCAGTCCGGGGGTACGGGCAAGGCGAAGGATGGAGCGTCGGGTCACGTCGAGAACTTCCTGTTGACTAGCTTCACGGCCCCCGCGCGTTAAGGCACAGTAAGCCAATTCTTCGGCGTGGCGCACTCGGTTTGCCGAAATCGGTGATTCAATCCCGCGCTTGGCGCGCTGCCGGCTCAGAAGCCCGACTTCTCGCCCGGGCCCTGGCCCGGCTGATCCGGGTAGGAAGAGGCCTCCCGAAATGCCTCCTGCAGCGCTTTCAACCCGTCCCGCAACGGTTGCCGGTGCACTCCCAGATCGGCCTGAGCCGCGCCCAGCAGGCCGGCATAGGCCTCGATCAGCCGGCGGGCCTCATCGAGGTCGAGGTAGCGCTGGCCGTCCTCGGCCAGGCCCAACTTCTCGGCCGCGGCGCTCATCAGCATCACCGAGGCGCGGGTGATCACCTCCACCGCGGGTATGGTCGCCAATTCCCGGACCTCAGGCGCTTGATCGTCGGGGTGGGCCTGATCATTTGGGTGGGCCTGATCGTTTGGGCGCGCGTCGTTTGGGCGCGCGTCGTTTGGGTGCGCGTCGTTTGGGTGCTCAGTGCTCACGCTGCTACCCTTGCACACGCGACCCGCCGATTCCGCCCGCAAGGGCACGAGCCGGCGTGCAAGCGGAAGCCCCGGTTTCCCACCCGCGCAGCCTCACGGCAGCCGGGTTCGGTCCACGCATCGCCCTTGGGCGGCGCTAGGCAGTACCCGTTGTCCCGGCACATGCCGGACCGTCGGGTGCTGCTCGGATCGCGGAGATCTCCCGGCCCCGACTGCATCGGTTGCAGCGGGGCCGTCGTCATTGTCGGAGTGTCTTCATCCCTCACTCGGCAGCAGTGACGCCAGCCTTCGTCCAGACAGCACAACCTAGGAGGCCCCATCAGCTCTGAACCCCGGATCAACGACCGGATTCGCGTTCCCGAAGTCCGACTCGTCGGGCCCGAGGGCGAGCAGGTCGGCATCGTGCCGATCGGCAAAGCACTCGAACTGGCCGCCGAAGCGGATCTCGACCTGGTCGAGGTGGCGCCGATGGCGCGGCCGCCGGTCTGCAAGCTCATGGATTACGGCAAGTTCAAGTACGAGAGCGCGCAGAAGGCCCGCGAGGCCAGGCGTAATCAGGCATTGACCGTGATCAAGGAGATGAAGCTCCGTCCGAAGATCGACCCGCACGACTACGCGACCAAGAAGGGTCACGTCGAGCGGTTCCTCAAGCAAGGTGACAAGGTCAAGATCACGATCATGTTCCGTGGTCGCGAGCAGTCTCGGCCAGAACTCGGGTTCCGGTTGCTGCAGAAGCTGGCTGAGGACATCACCGAGCTCGGCTTCGTGGAGTCATCGCCCAAGCAGGACGGCCGCAACATGGTCATGGTCGTGGCGCCACATCGCACCACGAAAGCGGCAAGCCGTCCCGCAAAGACCGTCGAGGAGCAAGCACCGCAGGCCTGAGACCACCAGTTCAAGGCCCTCGGCGCCGGTTCCG
The genomic region above belongs to Jatrophihabitans sp. and contains:
- a CDS encoding ring-opening amidohydrolase, whose protein sequence is VLLEKGTRSKEDVAEIPIVWSGGTDGVISPHATIFATLPEDTVEKTDEPRLTVGYAMSDVLLPEDIGRLAMVEKVADGVKKAMAAAGITDPADVHYVQTKTPLLTIDTIRDARERGKTTYMQEPHGSMDLSNGTTALGIAVALGEIEMPTQEQVMHDLSLYSAVASCSSGVELDRAQIVVVGNARGHGGSYRVGHSVMKDALDQDGIWDAIRQAGLELPERPRVSDLGGRLVNVFLKCEASQDGAVRGRRNAMLDDSDVHWHRQIKAAVGGVAASVTGDPAVFVSVSAAHQGPDGGGPVAAIIDAGA
- a CDS encoding type II toxin-antitoxin system prevent-host-death family antitoxin, which translates into the protein MKSVTVRELRNSGAAVLDRVARGEELIVTRDGAEVAELRPRRRPGPAPADLIERRRHLPKVDPDLLRRDIDAVLDSAV
- a CDS encoding type II toxin-antitoxin system VapC family toxin gives rise to the protein MNTPAARGMLDTSTVILLGELDDPSLLPDECVISAVTLAELSVGPHVATTARERAARQAHLQQAEADFEALAFDAASARAFGRVAASLRQVGREPAARAYDALIAASAIAHNLPLYTCNPADFTGIDELSVRSVPNPRPR
- a CDS encoding phosphoribosyl-ATP diphosphatase, with translation MAMKTFDQLFAELAQRQADRPAGSATVTALDDGIHAQGKKVVEEAAEVWMAAEHESADRAAEEISQLLYRVQVLMLGKGLTLDDVYRHL
- the hisG gene encoding ATP phosphoribosyltransferase, whose amino-acid sequence is MPADMSATEPLRVAVPNKGSLSEPASEMLREAGYRQRADTRELVLQDPDNGAEFFFLRPRDIALYVGSGRLDVGITGEDLLLDSGAKAEVILQLGFARSTFRFAASTGSSKSLEDLRGRRVATAYPGLLAHYLAEQGIEAEVIRLDGAVETAVRLGVADAIADVVETGTTLRGAGLEIFGEPLFRSQAALIRRSGAVASAAVEQLLRRLQGVMIARQYVLMDYDIADHLVERAVAVTPGFESPTVSPLRTAGWSAVRSMVPRRDTNRIMDELWEIGARAILVTDIHACRL
- a CDS encoding PH domain-containing protein; its protein translation is MSKSAAADAPAPPLVTARPVRAAWISALAAFVVLLLFGFAAVILRDASAGVSFTTADQFGIAGTGLLAALGILSVTRPRVRADARGVDCRGFFGGYRHVDWDLVTRVEFPAKARFARLVLPGDELIALYAVQRGDGERSVEVMRGLRALLAASRS
- a CDS encoding C40 family peptidase, producing MTRRSILRLARTPGLARKAAVVTVTASLAVLGGAQSMALAATPSDPIGYLDQVIVSGSAAIIVQGWAADPDNLAQPLTVRATLDGLSAAQVVTAVSRPDVVKAHLTGPTPGFAMTLAAKPGGHTVCVTAVNISAGANTSLGCRTVVVPAPIGSTPTAAEIASRSPFGALEKVTASGNTVTLTGWAADPDNLAQPLKILAGHDGSPATVTSAKTVSRPDIALTRNVGGNQGYSVTINLSTGNHLVCAAAVNIGVGVNRQLGGCLKLYVGYTAAQIAALSPSGALEAWRAQSATSIGVRGWASDPDDRAASIKVVAYLDGVSAATVTASVPRPDLVSSQQVGPAAGYSFSIPASTGSHNVCLWAMNIGVGNNKFLGCASLSTPAVTMLPGPAPATPAANTKVVNLAKTFIGKPYVWGGASPTGFDCSGLVQYSYRVGAAITTPRIAQDQFKAARMIPAVRAVPGDLVFYHDNTGYVYHVGIYTGPGMTVAAVNPANGVRAQSIWDSTVTYGSFTHG
- a CDS encoding DUF1844 domain-containing protein: MATIPAVEVITRASVMLMSAAAEKLGLAEDGQRYLDLDEARRLIEAYAGLLGAAQADLGVHRQPLRDGLKALQEAFREASSYPDQPGQGPGEKSGF
- the infC gene encoding translation initiation factor IF-3, yielding MSSEPRINDRIRVPEVRLVGPEGEQVGIVPIGKALELAAEADLDLVEVAPMARPPVCKLMDYGKFKYESAQKAREARRNQALTVIKEMKLRPKIDPHDYATKKGHVERFLKQGDKVKITIMFRGREQSRPELGFRLLQKLAEDITELGFVESSPKQDGRNMVMVVAPHRTTKAASRPAKTVEEQAPQA